In Quercus lobata isolate SW786 chromosome 12, ValleyOak3.0 Primary Assembly, whole genome shotgun sequence, a genomic segment contains:
- the LOC115971872 gene encoding ABC transporter B family member 4-like isoform X14, whose product MIFGTIGAIANGLGSPLMTIVFGDLIDSFGNNKNLVHEVSKISLKFVYLAVGIGFAAFLEVTCWMVTGVRQAARIRGLYLKTMLRQDVAFFDKEINTGEIVGRMSGDTILIEDAMGEKVGNFLQLISTFFGGFIIAFVRGWLLTLAMCSAIPFIGIAGTIMSLVISKMSSRGQGAYAKAANVVEQTIGEMKTVASFAGEKQAITNYCKFLEYAYKSAVYEGLAAGVGIGVVLLVAFGSYGMAVYIGAKFILTKGYTGGKVMNILLAVLTSSKSLGQASPCMSAFAAGQAAAFKMFETIKRKPEMDLSTNGKKLDDIRGDIELRDVYFSYPARRDEQIFNGFSLYIPGGTTAALVGQSGSGKSTVISLIERFYDPQVGEVLIDGINLKEFQLKWIRWKIGLVSQEPLLFGSSIKDNIAYGNDGAAIEEIRAAAELANAAKFIDKLPQGLDTMVGERGTQLSGGQKQRIAIARAILKDPRILLLDEATSALDTESERVVQEALDRIMVNRTTVIVAHRLCTVRNADMIAVIHKGKLVEKGSHSELLKDPDGAYSQLIRLQEANKVSKQDTVNKNKSEITVESFRQSSKRKTILKSISRGSSELGNSSSRSLSLAFGLPTGLNLTDAATEEPDSPSVAQQQAPEVSLRRLAYLNKPEIPVVLIGTVASSISGVVFPIYSILASSVIKTFYEKPHELRKDSKFWALMFLVLGLVSLLTNPMQSYFFALAGSKLIERIRSMCFEKVVHMEVGWFDEPENSSGIIGAKLSSDAAKVRALVGDALAKMVQDIVTVITALVIAFFASWELAFIILSLVPLLGVNDYVQQRFMKGFSANSVKMYEEASQIANDAVGGIRIVASFSAEEKVMQLYEEKCQGPMKAGIKQALISGFGFGISFFLLYNVNAISFYAGGCLVQDGKTTFTSVFKVFFALTTAASALSKSSSFFKDFHRAKTAAASIFAIIGRKSKIDPSDESGMTLDNIKGEIKLFHVSFKYPSRPDIQIFKDLHLTIRAGKTIALIGESGSGKSTVISLLERFYDPDSGHIILDGIDIQKLQLRWLRQQMGLVSQEPALFNETIRANIAYGKGENVTEAEILAASELANAHRFISGLQQGYDTTVGERGVQLSGGQKQRIAIARAIIKSPKILLLDEATSALDAESERVVQDALDRVMVNRTTVMVAHRLSTIKNADLIVVVRNGIIVEKGKHEALIKIKDGFYSSLVALHMSASTA is encoded by the exons ATGATCTTTGGCACAATAGGAGCCATAGCTAATGGGTTAGGCTCCCCGCTTATGACAATAGTGTTTGGGGATTTGATCGATTCTTTTGGCAATAACAAAAACCTTGTCCACGAAGTTTCCAAG atcTCCTTAAAATTTGTCTACTTGGCCGTGGGGATTGGTTTTGCAGCATTCCTCG AGGTGACATGTTGGATGGTCACAGGGGTGAGACAGGCAGCAAGAATAAGGGGTTTGTATTTGAAAACCATGTTGAGACAAGATGTTGCTTTCTTTGATAAGGAAATAAACACAGGAGAGATTGTTGGTAGAATGTCTGGTGACACAATTCTCATAGAAGATGCCATGGGTGAGAAG GTTGGGAATTTTCTCCAGCTTATATCAACCTTCTTCGGGGGCTTTATAATAGCATTTGTCAGAGGATGGCTTCTTACTCTTGCCATGTGTAGTGCTATTCCTTTTATTGGGATAGCTGGCACTATTATGTCTCTGGTCATATCCAAGATGTCATCCCGTGGACAAGGTGCTTATGCGAAGGCAGCAAATGTAGTTGAACAAACAATTGGTGAAATGAAAACC GTTGCATCATTTGCAGGGGAGAAGCAAGCTATAACAAATTACTGCAAATTTCTTGAATATGCTTACAAATCAGCTGTTTATGAAGGCTTAGCTGCTGGAGTAGGTATCGGTGTGGTTTTGTTAGTTGCGTTTGGTTCTTATGGTATGGCTGTCTATATTGGGGCAAAATTCATTCTGACAAAAGGATATACTGGGGGTAAAGTGATGAACATTCTTCTCGCAGTGTTAACATCCTCCAA ATCTCTAGGCCAGGCATCTCCCTGCATGAGTGCATTTGCTGCTGGCCAAGCAGCAGCCTTTAAGATGTTTGAGACCATCAAGAGGAAGCCAGAGATGGATCTTTCCACAAATGGGAAAAAGTTAGATGACATTCGCGGAGATATAGAATTGAGGGATGTTTATTTTAGCTATCCAGCCAGACGAGATGAGCAAATATTCAATGGATTTTCGCTTTATATCCCTGGTGGCACAACTGCAGCTTTAGTTGGACAGAGCGGAAGTGGGAAGTCAACAGTGATCAGTCTCATAGAGAGATTCTATGACCCACAAGTTGGCGAAGTTCTTATAGATGGCATTAACCTCAAAGAGTTTCAGCTTAAATGGATTAGGTGGAAAATCGGCCTTGTCAGCCAAGAACCTCTGTTGTTTGGCTCCAGCATTAAGGATAATATTGCATATGGAAATGATGGTGCAGCTATTGAAGAGATAAGAGCAGCTGCTGAACTTGCAAATGCTGCTAAGTTCATTGATAAATTGCCACAG GGACTAGATACCATGGTTGGTGAACGTGGAACACAGCTGTCTGGTGGACAGAAGCAGAGGATTGCCATAGCTAGAGCAATTCTGAAAGACCCACGAATATTACTTCTGGATGAAGCTACAAGTGCACTTGACACAGAATCTGAGAGGGTAGTGCAAGAGGCATTGGACAGGATTATGGTCAACCGAACAACTGTTATTGTTGCCCATCGTTTATGCACGGTGAGGAATGCTGATATGATTGCAGTCATTCACAAAGgaaaattggttgaaaaag GTTCGCACTCAGAACTACTCAAGGATCCTGATGGAGCATATTCTCAGCTTATACGCTTGCAAGAAGCAAATAAGGTGTCAAAACAAGAT ACAGTCAA CAAAAACAAATCTGAAATTACTGTGGAATCTTTTAGACAGTCAAGTAAAAGAAAGACAATCCTAAAATCCATAAGTAGGGGATCATCTGAATTGGGAAATAGCAGCAGCCGCTCACTCTCTCTTGCATTTGGCTTACCCACAGGACTTAACCTCACTGATGCTGCAACAGAAGAACCAGATAGCCCTTCAGTTGCACAGCAACAAGCTCCGGAAGTCTCACTACGTCGCCTTGCCTACCTCAACAAGCCAGAGATTCCAGTGGTTCTAATTGGAACAGTAGCATCAAGCATAAGTGGTGTGGTATTTCCAATTTATAGCATACTAGCCTCTAGTGTAATCAAAACGTTCTATGAAAAACCTCATGAACTAAGAAAGGATTCAAAATTTTGGGCTCTAATGTTTCTAGTCCTTGGGCTGGTATCACTTCTGACAAATCCAATGCAATCATACTTTTTTGCTCTGGCTGGGAGTAAGTTAATTGAACGCATCAGATCaatgtgttttgaaaaggtgGTTCACATGGAGGTTGGTTGGTTCGATGAGCCTGAGAACTCAAGTGGCATTATTGGTGCAAAGCTCTCATCAGATGCAGCTAAGGTGCGTGCCCTAGTTGGCGATGCACTAGCTAAAATGGTTCAAGATATTGTGACCGTGATTACAGCTTTGGTCATCGCTTTTTTTGCTAGTTGGGAGTTGGCTTTTATTATCCTTTCACTGGTTCCTCTCCTTGGGGTCAATGATTATGTTCAACAAAGGTTCATGAAAGGATTTAGTGCAAATTCAGTG AAAATGTATGAGGAAGCAAGCCAAATAGCTAATGATGCTGTTGGGGGAATAAGAATTGTTGCTTCTTTCAGTGCTGAAGAGAAGGTGATGCAATTATATGAAGAGAAATGTCAAGGCCCTATGAAGGCAGGCATAAAGCAAGCCTTGATTagtggatttggatttgggatATCTTTCTTCTTACTGTATAATGTCAATGCCATTAGTTTCTATGCTGGAGGTTGTCTCGTTCAGGATGGCAAAACAACATTCACATCTGTTTTCAAA GTTTTCTTTGCTTTGACCACAGCAGCTTCAGCTCTTAGTAAATCAAGTTCcttttttaaagattttcaTAGAGCCAAGACTGCTGCTGCTTCCATATTTGCAATAATAGGCCGCAAATCAAAGATAGACCCAAGTGATGAGTCTGGGATGACATTGGATAATATCAAGGGAGAGATTAAGCTTTTTCATGTAAGCTTTAAGTACCCATCTAGGCcagatattcaaattttcaaggACCTCCACTTGACTATTCGTGCAGGCAAG ACAATCGCCTTGATAGGAGAAAGTGGGAGTGGAAAATCCACAGTGATATCATTATTGGAAAGATTTTATGATCCTGATTCAGGTCATATTATACTTGATGGAATTGATATTCAAAAGTTACAATTAAGGTGGCTAAGGCAGCAAATGGGCCTTGTGAGCCAAGAACCAGCTTTATTCAATGAAACTATCCGTGCCAACATTGCATATGGAAAGGGAGAAAATGTAACTGAGGCAGAGATTTTAGCAGCATCAGAATTGGCCAATGCCCACAGGTTCATTAGTGGCTTACAACAG GGTTATGATACTACAGTTGGAGAACGAGGAGTCCAATTGTCAGGTGGGCAAAAGCAACGTATAGCCATTGCACGGGCTATAATTAAAAGCCCAAAGATATTACTACTAGATGAAGCCACCAGTGCACTAGATGCTGAGTCTGAGAGAGTGGTTCAAGATGCCTTAGACCGAGTCATGGTGAACCGAACTACAGTTATGGTAGCCCATCGACTATCTACAATCAAGAATGCAGATTTAATTGTAGTGGTTAGAAATGGAATCATTGTAGAGAAAGGAAAACATGAGGCTTTGATTAAAATCAAGGATGGCTTCTATTCCTCCTTGGTTGCACTTCACATGAGTGCTTCAACTGCTTAG
- the LOC115971872 gene encoding ABC transporter B family member 4-like isoform X7: MIFGTIGAIANGLGSPLMTIVFGDLIDSFGNNKNLVHEVSKISLKFVYLAVGIGFAAFLEVTCWMVTGVRQAARIRGLYLKTMLRQDVAFFDKEINTGEIVGRMSGDTILIEDAMGEKVGNFLQLISTFFGGFIIAFVRGWLLTLAMCSAIPFIGIAGTIMSLVISKMSSRGQGAYAKAANVVEQTIGEMKTVASFAGEKQAITNYCKFLEYAYKSAVYEGLAAGVGIGVVLLVAFGSYGMAVYIGAKFILTKGYTGGKVMNILLAVLTSSKSLGQASPCMSAFAAGQAAAFKMFETIKRKPEMDLSTNGKKLDDIRGDIELRDVYFSYPARRDEQIFNGFSLYIPGGTTAALVGQSGSGKSTVISLIERFYDPQVGEVLIDGINLKEFQLKWIRWKIGLVSQEPLLFGSSIKDNIAYGNDGAAIEEIRAAAELANAAKFIDKLPQGLDTMVGERGTQLSGGQKQRIAIARAILKDPRILLLDEATSALDTESERVVQEALDRIMVNRTTVIVAHRLCTVRNADMIAVIHKGKLVEKGSHSELLKDPDGAYSQLIRLQEANKVSKQDSSKRKAILKSISSKNKSEITVESFRQSSKRKTILKSISRGSSELGNSSSRSLSLAFGLPTGLNLTDAATEEPDSPSVAQQQAPEVSLRRLAYLNKPEIPVVLIGTVASSISGVVFPIYSILASSVIKTFYEKPHELRKDSKFWALMFLVLGLVSLLTNPMQSYFFALAGSKLIERIRSMCFEKVVHMEVGWFDEPENSSGIIGAKLSSDAAKVRALVGDALAKMVQDIVTVITALVIAFFASWELAFIILSLVPLLGVNDYVQQRFMKGFSANSVKMYEEASQIANDAVGGIRIVASFSAEEKVMQLYEEKCQGPMKAGIKQALISGFGFGISFFLLYNVNAISFYAGGCLVQDGKTTFTSVFKVFFALTTAASALSKSSSFFKDFHRAKTAAASIFAIIGRKSKIDPSDESGMTLDNIKGEIKLFHVSFKYPSRPDIQIFKDLHLTIRAGKTIALIGESGSGKSTVISLLERFYDPDSGHIILDGIDIQKLQLRWLRQQMGLVSQEPALFNETIRANIAYGKGENVTEAEILAASELANAHRFISGLQQGYDTTVGERGVQLSGGQKQRIAIARAIIKSPKILLLDEATSALDAESERVVQDALDRVMVNRTTVMVAHRLSTIKNADLIVVVRNGIIVEKGKHEALIKIKDGFYSSLVALHMSASTA, encoded by the exons ATGATCTTTGGCACAATAGGAGCCATAGCTAATGGGTTAGGCTCCCCGCTTATGACAATAGTGTTTGGGGATTTGATCGATTCTTTTGGCAATAACAAAAACCTTGTCCACGAAGTTTCCAAG atcTCCTTAAAATTTGTCTACTTGGCCGTGGGGATTGGTTTTGCAGCATTCCTCG AGGTGACATGTTGGATGGTCACAGGGGTGAGACAGGCAGCAAGAATAAGGGGTTTGTATTTGAAAACCATGTTGAGACAAGATGTTGCTTTCTTTGATAAGGAAATAAACACAGGAGAGATTGTTGGTAGAATGTCTGGTGACACAATTCTCATAGAAGATGCCATGGGTGAGAAG GTTGGGAATTTTCTCCAGCTTATATCAACCTTCTTCGGGGGCTTTATAATAGCATTTGTCAGAGGATGGCTTCTTACTCTTGCCATGTGTAGTGCTATTCCTTTTATTGGGATAGCTGGCACTATTATGTCTCTGGTCATATCCAAGATGTCATCCCGTGGACAAGGTGCTTATGCGAAGGCAGCAAATGTAGTTGAACAAACAATTGGTGAAATGAAAACC GTTGCATCATTTGCAGGGGAGAAGCAAGCTATAACAAATTACTGCAAATTTCTTGAATATGCTTACAAATCAGCTGTTTATGAAGGCTTAGCTGCTGGAGTAGGTATCGGTGTGGTTTTGTTAGTTGCGTTTGGTTCTTATGGTATGGCTGTCTATATTGGGGCAAAATTCATTCTGACAAAAGGATATACTGGGGGTAAAGTGATGAACATTCTTCTCGCAGTGTTAACATCCTCCAA ATCTCTAGGCCAGGCATCTCCCTGCATGAGTGCATTTGCTGCTGGCCAAGCAGCAGCCTTTAAGATGTTTGAGACCATCAAGAGGAAGCCAGAGATGGATCTTTCCACAAATGGGAAAAAGTTAGATGACATTCGCGGAGATATAGAATTGAGGGATGTTTATTTTAGCTATCCAGCCAGACGAGATGAGCAAATATTCAATGGATTTTCGCTTTATATCCCTGGTGGCACAACTGCAGCTTTAGTTGGACAGAGCGGAAGTGGGAAGTCAACAGTGATCAGTCTCATAGAGAGATTCTATGACCCACAAGTTGGCGAAGTTCTTATAGATGGCATTAACCTCAAAGAGTTTCAGCTTAAATGGATTAGGTGGAAAATCGGCCTTGTCAGCCAAGAACCTCTGTTGTTTGGCTCCAGCATTAAGGATAATATTGCATATGGAAATGATGGTGCAGCTATTGAAGAGATAAGAGCAGCTGCTGAACTTGCAAATGCTGCTAAGTTCATTGATAAATTGCCACAG GGACTAGATACCATGGTTGGTGAACGTGGAACACAGCTGTCTGGTGGACAGAAGCAGAGGATTGCCATAGCTAGAGCAATTCTGAAAGACCCACGAATATTACTTCTGGATGAAGCTACAAGTGCACTTGACACAGAATCTGAGAGGGTAGTGCAAGAGGCATTGGACAGGATTATGGTCAACCGAACAACTGTTATTGTTGCCCATCGTTTATGCACGGTGAGGAATGCTGATATGATTGCAGTCATTCACAAAGgaaaattggttgaaaaag GTTCGCACTCAGAACTACTCAAGGATCCTGATGGAGCATATTCTCAGCTTATACGCTTGCAAGAAGCAAATAAGGTGTCAAAACAAGAT TCAAGTAAAAGAAAGGCAATCCTAAAATCCATAAGTAGCAAAAACAAATCTGAAATTACTGTGGAATCTTTTAGACAGTCAAGTAAAAGAAAGACAATCCTAAAATCCATAAGTAGGGGATCATCTGAATTGGGAAATAGCAGCAGCCGCTCACTCTCTCTTGCATTTGGCTTACCCACAGGACTTAACCTCACTGATGCTGCAACAGAAGAACCAGATAGCCCTTCAGTTGCACAGCAACAAGCTCCGGAAGTCTCACTACGTCGCCTTGCCTACCTCAACAAGCCAGAGATTCCAGTGGTTCTAATTGGAACAGTAGCATCAAGCATAAGTGGTGTGGTATTTCCAATTTATAGCATACTAGCCTCTAGTGTAATCAAAACGTTCTATGAAAAACCTCATGAACTAAGAAAGGATTCAAAATTTTGGGCTCTAATGTTTCTAGTCCTTGGGCTGGTATCACTTCTGACAAATCCAATGCAATCATACTTTTTTGCTCTGGCTGGGAGTAAGTTAATTGAACGCATCAGATCaatgtgttttgaaaaggtgGTTCACATGGAGGTTGGTTGGTTCGATGAGCCTGAGAACTCAAGTGGCATTATTGGTGCAAAGCTCTCATCAGATGCAGCTAAGGTGCGTGCCCTAGTTGGCGATGCACTAGCTAAAATGGTTCAAGATATTGTGACCGTGATTACAGCTTTGGTCATCGCTTTTTTTGCTAGTTGGGAGTTGGCTTTTATTATCCTTTCACTGGTTCCTCTCCTTGGGGTCAATGATTATGTTCAACAAAGGTTCATGAAAGGATTTAGTGCAAATTCAGTG AAAATGTATGAGGAAGCAAGCCAAATAGCTAATGATGCTGTTGGGGGAATAAGAATTGTTGCTTCTTTCAGTGCTGAAGAGAAGGTGATGCAATTATATGAAGAGAAATGTCAAGGCCCTATGAAGGCAGGCATAAAGCAAGCCTTGATTagtggatttggatttgggatATCTTTCTTCTTACTGTATAATGTCAATGCCATTAGTTTCTATGCTGGAGGTTGTCTCGTTCAGGATGGCAAAACAACATTCACATCTGTTTTCAAA GTTTTCTTTGCTTTGACCACAGCAGCTTCAGCTCTTAGTAAATCAAGTTCcttttttaaagattttcaTAGAGCCAAGACTGCTGCTGCTTCCATATTTGCAATAATAGGCCGCAAATCAAAGATAGACCCAAGTGATGAGTCTGGGATGACATTGGATAATATCAAGGGAGAGATTAAGCTTTTTCATGTAAGCTTTAAGTACCCATCTAGGCcagatattcaaattttcaaggACCTCCACTTGACTATTCGTGCAGGCAAG ACAATCGCCTTGATAGGAGAAAGTGGGAGTGGAAAATCCACAGTGATATCATTATTGGAAAGATTTTATGATCCTGATTCAGGTCATATTATACTTGATGGAATTGATATTCAAAAGTTACAATTAAGGTGGCTAAGGCAGCAAATGGGCCTTGTGAGCCAAGAACCAGCTTTATTCAATGAAACTATCCGTGCCAACATTGCATATGGAAAGGGAGAAAATGTAACTGAGGCAGAGATTTTAGCAGCATCAGAATTGGCCAATGCCCACAGGTTCATTAGTGGCTTACAACAG GGTTATGATACTACAGTTGGAGAACGAGGAGTCCAATTGTCAGGTGGGCAAAAGCAACGTATAGCCATTGCACGGGCTATAATTAAAAGCCCAAAGATATTACTACTAGATGAAGCCACCAGTGCACTAGATGCTGAGTCTGAGAGAGTGGTTCAAGATGCCTTAGACCGAGTCATGGTGAACCGAACTACAGTTATGGTAGCCCATCGACTATCTACAATCAAGAATGCAGATTTAATTGTAGTGGTTAGAAATGGAATCATTGTAGAGAAAGGAAAACATGAGGCTTTGATTAAAATCAAGGATGGCTTCTATTCCTCCTTGGTTGCACTTCACATGAGTGCTTCAACTGCTTAG
- the LOC115971872 gene encoding ABC transporter B family member 4-like isoform X6: MIFGTIGAIANGLGSPLMTIVFGDLIDSFGNNKNLVHEVSKISLKFVYLAVGIGFAAFLEVTCWMVTGVRQAARIRGLYLKTMLRQDVAFFDKEINTGEIVGRMSGDTILIEDAMGEKVGNFLQLISTFFGGFIIAFVRGWLLTLAMCSAIPFIGIAGTIMSLVISKMSSRGQGAYAKAANVVEQTIGEMKTVASFAGEKQAITNYCKFLEYAYKSAVYEGLAAGVGIGVVLLVAFGSYGMAVYIGAKFILTKGYTGGKVMNILLAVLTSSKSLGQASPCMSAFAAGQAAAFKMFETIKRKPEMDLSTNGKKLDDIRGDIELRDVYFSYPARRDEQIFNGFSLYIPGGTTAALVGQSGSGKSTVISLIERFYDPQVGEVLIDGINLKEFQLKWIRWKIGLVSQEPLLFGSSIKDNIAYGNDGAAIEEIRAAAELANAAKFIDKLPQGLDTMVGERGTQLSGGQKQRIAIARAILKDPRILLLDEATSALDTESERVVQEALDRIMVNRTTVIVAHRLCTVRNADMIAVIHKGKLVEKGSHSELLKDPDGAYSQLIRLQEANKVSKQDVNDQNKSEINVESFRQSSKRKSSKRKTILKSISRGSSELGNSSSRSLSLAFGLPTGLNLTDAATEEPDSPSVAQQQAPEVSLRRLAYLNKPEIPVVLIGTVASSISGVVFPIYSILASSVIKTFYEKPHELRKDSKFWALMFLVLGLVSLLTNPMQSYFFALAGSKLIERIRSMCFEKVVHMEVGWFDEPENSSGIIGAKLSSDAAKVRALVGDALAKMVQDIVTVITALVIAFFASWELAFIILSLVPLLGVNDYVQQRFMKGFSANSVKMYEEASQIANDAVGGIRIVASFSAEEKVMQLYEEKCQGPMKAGIKQALISGFGFGISFFLLYNVNAISFYAGGCLVQDGKTTFTSVFKVFFALTTAASALSKSSSFFKDFHRAKTAAASIFAIIGRKSKIDPSDESGMTLDNIKGEIKLFHVSFKYPSRPDIQIFKDLHLTIRAGKTIALIGESGSGKSTVISLLERFYDPDSGHIILDGIDIQKLQLRWLRQQMGLVSQEPALFNETIRANIAYGKGENVTEAEILAASELANAHRFISGLQQGYDTTVGERGVQLSGGQKQRIAIARAIIKSPKILLLDEATSALDAESERVVQDALDRVMVNRTTVMVAHRLSTIKNADLIVVVRNGIIVEKGKHEALIKIKDGFYSSLVALHMSASTA, translated from the exons ATGATCTTTGGCACAATAGGAGCCATAGCTAATGGGTTAGGCTCCCCGCTTATGACAATAGTGTTTGGGGATTTGATCGATTCTTTTGGCAATAACAAAAACCTTGTCCACGAAGTTTCCAAG atcTCCTTAAAATTTGTCTACTTGGCCGTGGGGATTGGTTTTGCAGCATTCCTCG AGGTGACATGTTGGATGGTCACAGGGGTGAGACAGGCAGCAAGAATAAGGGGTTTGTATTTGAAAACCATGTTGAGACAAGATGTTGCTTTCTTTGATAAGGAAATAAACACAGGAGAGATTGTTGGTAGAATGTCTGGTGACACAATTCTCATAGAAGATGCCATGGGTGAGAAG GTTGGGAATTTTCTCCAGCTTATATCAACCTTCTTCGGGGGCTTTATAATAGCATTTGTCAGAGGATGGCTTCTTACTCTTGCCATGTGTAGTGCTATTCCTTTTATTGGGATAGCTGGCACTATTATGTCTCTGGTCATATCCAAGATGTCATCCCGTGGACAAGGTGCTTATGCGAAGGCAGCAAATGTAGTTGAACAAACAATTGGTGAAATGAAAACC GTTGCATCATTTGCAGGGGAGAAGCAAGCTATAACAAATTACTGCAAATTTCTTGAATATGCTTACAAATCAGCTGTTTATGAAGGCTTAGCTGCTGGAGTAGGTATCGGTGTGGTTTTGTTAGTTGCGTTTGGTTCTTATGGTATGGCTGTCTATATTGGGGCAAAATTCATTCTGACAAAAGGATATACTGGGGGTAAAGTGATGAACATTCTTCTCGCAGTGTTAACATCCTCCAA ATCTCTAGGCCAGGCATCTCCCTGCATGAGTGCATTTGCTGCTGGCCAAGCAGCAGCCTTTAAGATGTTTGAGACCATCAAGAGGAAGCCAGAGATGGATCTTTCCACAAATGGGAAAAAGTTAGATGACATTCGCGGAGATATAGAATTGAGGGATGTTTATTTTAGCTATCCAGCCAGACGAGATGAGCAAATATTCAATGGATTTTCGCTTTATATCCCTGGTGGCACAACTGCAGCTTTAGTTGGACAGAGCGGAAGTGGGAAGTCAACAGTGATCAGTCTCATAGAGAGATTCTATGACCCACAAGTTGGCGAAGTTCTTATAGATGGCATTAACCTCAAAGAGTTTCAGCTTAAATGGATTAGGTGGAAAATCGGCCTTGTCAGCCAAGAACCTCTGTTGTTTGGCTCCAGCATTAAGGATAATATTGCATATGGAAATGATGGTGCAGCTATTGAAGAGATAAGAGCAGCTGCTGAACTTGCAAATGCTGCTAAGTTCATTGATAAATTGCCACAG GGACTAGATACCATGGTTGGTGAACGTGGAACACAGCTGTCTGGTGGACAGAAGCAGAGGATTGCCATAGCTAGAGCAATTCTGAAAGACCCACGAATATTACTTCTGGATGAAGCTACAAGTGCACTTGACACAGAATCTGAGAGGGTAGTGCAAGAGGCATTGGACAGGATTATGGTCAACCGAACAACTGTTATTGTTGCCCATCGTTTATGCACGGTGAGGAATGCTGATATGATTGCAGTCATTCACAAAGgaaaattggttgaaaaag GTTCGCACTCAGAACTACTCAAGGATCCTGATGGAGCATATTCTCAGCTTATACGCTTGCAAGAAGCAAATAAGGTGTCAAAACAAGATGTAAATGACCAAAACAAATCTGAAATTAATGTGGAATCTTTTAGACAGTCAAGTAAAAGAAAG TCAAGTAAAAGAAAGACAATCCTAAAATCCATAAGTAGGGGATCATCTGAATTGGGAAATAGCAGCAGCCGCTCACTCTCTCTTGCATTTGGCTTACCCACAGGACTTAACCTCACTGATGCTGCAACAGAAGAACCAGATAGCCCTTCAGTTGCACAGCAACAAGCTCCGGAAGTCTCACTACGTCGCCTTGCCTACCTCAACAAGCCAGAGATTCCAGTGGTTCTAATTGGAACAGTAGCATCAAGCATAAGTGGTGTGGTATTTCCAATTTATAGCATACTAGCCTCTAGTGTAATCAAAACGTTCTATGAAAAACCTCATGAACTAAGAAAGGATTCAAAATTTTGGGCTCTAATGTTTCTAGTCCTTGGGCTGGTATCACTTCTGACAAATCCAATGCAATCATACTTTTTTGCTCTGGCTGGGAGTAAGTTAATTGAACGCATCAGATCaatgtgttttgaaaaggtgGTTCACATGGAGGTTGGTTGGTTCGATGAGCCTGAGAACTCAAGTGGCATTATTGGTGCAAAGCTCTCATCAGATGCAGCTAAGGTGCGTGCCCTAGTTGGCGATGCACTAGCTAAAATGGTTCAAGATATTGTGACCGTGATTACAGCTTTGGTCATCGCTTTTTTTGCTAGTTGGGAGTTGGCTTTTATTATCCTTTCACTGGTTCCTCTCCTTGGGGTCAATGATTATGTTCAACAAAGGTTCATGAAAGGATTTAGTGCAAATTCAGTG AAAATGTATGAGGAAGCAAGCCAAATAGCTAATGATGCTGTTGGGGGAATAAGAATTGTTGCTTCTTTCAGTGCTGAAGAGAAGGTGATGCAATTATATGAAGAGAAATGTCAAGGCCCTATGAAGGCAGGCATAAAGCAAGCCTTGATTagtggatttggatttgggatATCTTTCTTCTTACTGTATAATGTCAATGCCATTAGTTTCTATGCTGGAGGTTGTCTCGTTCAGGATGGCAAAACAACATTCACATCTGTTTTCAAA GTTTTCTTTGCTTTGACCACAGCAGCTTCAGCTCTTAGTAAATCAAGTTCcttttttaaagattttcaTAGAGCCAAGACTGCTGCTGCTTCCATATTTGCAATAATAGGCCGCAAATCAAAGATAGACCCAAGTGATGAGTCTGGGATGACATTGGATAATATCAAGGGAGAGATTAAGCTTTTTCATGTAAGCTTTAAGTACCCATCTAGGCcagatattcaaattttcaaggACCTCCACTTGACTATTCGTGCAGGCAAG ACAATCGCCTTGATAGGAGAAAGTGGGAGTGGAAAATCCACAGTGATATCATTATTGGAAAGATTTTATGATCCTGATTCAGGTCATATTATACTTGATGGAATTGATATTCAAAAGTTACAATTAAGGTGGCTAAGGCAGCAAATGGGCCTTGTGAGCCAAGAACCAGCTTTATTCAATGAAACTATCCGTGCCAACATTGCATATGGAAAGGGAGAAAATGTAACTGAGGCAGAGATTTTAGCAGCATCAGAATTGGCCAATGCCCACAGGTTCATTAGTGGCTTACAACAG GGTTATGATACTACAGTTGGAGAACGAGGAGTCCAATTGTCAGGTGGGCAAAAGCAACGTATAGCCATTGCACGGGCTATAATTAAAAGCCCAAAGATATTACTACTAGATGAAGCCACCAGTGCACTAGATGCTGAGTCTGAGAGAGTGGTTCAAGATGCCTTAGACCGAGTCATGGTGAACCGAACTACAGTTATGGTAGCCCATCGACTATCTACAATCAAGAATGCAGATTTAATTGTAGTGGTTAGAAATGGAATCATTGTAGAGAAAGGAAAACATGAGGCTTTGATTAAAATCAAGGATGGCTTCTATTCCTCCTTGGTTGCACTTCACATGAGTGCTTCAACTGCTTAG